A region from the Lycium barbarum isolate Lr01 chromosome 8, ASM1917538v2, whole genome shotgun sequence genome encodes:
- the LOC132605208 gene encoding agmatine hydroxycinnamoyltransferase 1-like encodes MNVMVERSRIIKPLNDTTSHLAATHIPLSVFDKVTFDAHIAAIYAYHPPTPPTCVIELGLQKTLAIYPEMAGRLGKDENGNFVIFLNDKGVRFIEAKVESALDHSILLKPSPVLLTLHPTFKDEDDVIQIQITRFTCGSMVIGFGIHDQVADGRSVSSFLVAWGRVTREVGVNSLPFRDRTVDTPRSPPFMEYEHEDSEFMSKRVKIEYLLDETLQIQKDVVVENFHFTQEFLTKLKAIASSKNVQDKPYSTFQSLVAHLWRVMTRARNLHGSETTLIRIAIDGHMRLIPRASDEHFGVLWALPTAKVEDLLCESLPHATKLIHDAIIKVKKDYFRSIVDFADDEAIEGDLIPTTNTNKPIFLPDLEVESWLSFPAHNLDFGTGGPFSFMPSFYSVEGMILLVPSSTREGGIDAFIPLLKDNLPTFRKFCYAIDFMQPH; translated from the coding sequence ATGAATGTTATGGTAGAAAGATCAAGAATCATCAAGCCTTTAAATGACACAACTTCTCATCTAGCAGCAACGCATATTCCCCTTTCGGTCTTTGATAAAGTCACTTTTGATGCTCATATCGCAGCAATCTATGCCTATCACCCACCCACCCCACCAACTTGCGTCATTGAATTAGGACTTCAGAAAACTTTAGCCATTTATCCGGAAATGGCAGGAAGACTAGGCAAAGATGAAAATGGTAATTTTGTCATTTTTCTCAATGATAAGGGTGTTAGATTTATTGAAGCTAAAGTGGAGAGTGCACTTGATCATTCAATACTCCTCAAGCCTTCGCCTGTTTTGCTTACCTTACACCCTACCTTTAAAGATGAGGATGATGTCATACAAATTCAAATCACTAGATTCACTTGTGGTTCCATGGTTATTGGATTTGGAATCCACGACCAAGTGGCGGATGGCCGTTCCGTCAGTAGCTTTTTGGTGGCATGGGGCCGAGTCACTCGAGAGGTCGGAGTCAATTCACTTCCTTTTCGTGATCGTACCGTTGACACCCCTAGAAGTCCTCCATTTATGGAGTATGAGCATGAGGATTCAGAGTTTATGTCGAAGCGAGTGAAAATAGAATATTTACTCGACGAAACTCTTCAAATCCAAAAGGATGTAGTTGTAGAAAATTTTCATTTCACTCAAGAATTTCTCACCAAGCTCAAGGCAATCGCTTCCTCCAAGAATGTCCAAGACAAGCCTTACAGCACTTTCCAAAGCCTTGTGGCCCATTTATGGAGGGTTATGACTCGAGCTCGCAACCTACATGGTTCAGAAACTACCCTTATAAGAATCGCGATCGATGGACATATGAGATTAATCCCTCGGGCATCGGACGAGCACTTTGGAGTCCTCTGGGCATTACCAACAGCAAAAGTGGAGGACCTTTTGTGCGAGTCTCTTCCACATGCAACAAAGCTCATTCACGATGCCATCATAAAAGTAAAAAAAGACTACTTTAGGTCAATTGTTGACTTTGCAGATGACGAGGCGATTGAGGGAGATCTCATCCCCACAACAAACACGAACAAGCCCATATTTTTACCTGATTTGGAAGTTGAGAGTTGGTTGAGTTTTCCAGCTCATAATCTAGATTTTGGGACAGGTGGCCCTTTCTCTTTCATGCCATCGTTTTACTCAGTTGAAGGCATGATATTGCTCGTGCCATCATCCACTAGAGAAGGAGGAATTGATGCTTTCATTCCTCTACTCAAAGACAACTTGCCAACATTCAGGAAATTTTGTTATGCTATAGATTTCATGCAGCCCCATTAA